The nucleotide window CGCGTTCACCTGGAGCTGGACGCTCGCCCACTCCTCGATCGAGCCGGCGAGGCGCACGGCCTTCACGTTGACCTCGTCCCGCAGCAGGTCCTCGTAGGGCGCGAGGTCCGCGACGCCCGGGCCCGCGAGCGTGAGCGACGCCAGCGGCTGGCGCACGCGCACGTTCTCGCGCTCGCGGAGCGTGCGCGCCGCGGAGGCGGCGTCGCGCACGCGGTCCATCTCGGCGACGAGCTTCGGGTCCGCGGGCAGCGCCTCGGCGTCGGGCCAGTCGGCGAGGTGCACGGAGAGCTCGCCGGTCAGGCCCCGGTAGATCTCCTCGGCCACGAAGGGCAGGAGCGGCGCCACGGTCTTCGCCACCGTGACGAGCACGGTGTAGAGCGTGTCGAAGGCGTCGCGCTTGTCGTCGTCCAGGCCGGCGCGCCAGAAGCGCTCGCGGCTGCGCCGGACGTACCAGTTGGTGAGCGCGTCGAGGAAGCCGGTCACGGCCTGGCAGGCGCCGCCGAGGTCGTAGGCGTCCATGCGCTCGCGCACCGTGTCGACCAGCTCGCGGGTCTTCGCGAGCGCGTAGCGGTCGAGCCGCCCCGTCTGGTCGCTGCGGACGCGCGCCGTGAACGCGGGGCCCTCGGTGTTCGCGTACAGGCAGAAGAACGAGTAGACGTTCCACAGCGGCAGGAGCACGCTGCGCACCACCTCGGCGATGCCCTTGCCCTCGCGGTCGATGCGCAGCTCGAGGCCGCGCAGGACCGGCGAGGAGACCAGGTACCAGCGCATCGCGTCGGAGCCCTGGCTCTCGAAGACCTCGAGGGGGTCGGGGTAGTTGCGCAGGCGCTTGCTGAGCTTGCGGCCGCTCTCGTCGAGGACGGTGCCGTGGCAGATGCAGTTCTGGAAGGGCGGGCGGTCGAAGATCGCCGTCGAGAGCACCATCATCGTGTAGAACCAGCCCCGGGTCTGGGCCACGTACTCGACGATGAAGTCGGCCGGGAAGTGGGTCTCGAACCACTCGCGGTGCTCGAAGGGGTAGTGCACCTGCGCGTAGGGCATCGAGCCCGAGTCGAACCAGACGTCGAGCACCTCGGGCACCCGGCGCATGGTGCTGCGCCCGCTCGGGTCGTCGGGATTCGGCCGTACGAGCGCATCGATCGTGGGGCGGTGCAGGTCCTTCGGCCGCACGCCGAAGTCGCGCTCCAGCTCGTCGAGGCTGCCGTAGACGTCGATGCGCGGGTGGGCGGGGTCGTCGCTGCGCCAGACCGGGAGCGGCGAGCCCCAGAAGCGGTTGCGGCTGATCGACCAGTCCCGGGCGCCCTCGAGCCACTTGCCGAAGCGCCCGTCGCGCACGTGCTCGGGGATCCAGCGGATCTGCTGGTTCAGCTCGAGCATGCGCCCGGCGAAGGCCGACACGCGCACGTACCAGGACGTCATCGCCCGGTAGATCAGGGGCTGGTCGGTGCGCCAGCAGTGGGGGTAGTTGTGCACGATCGTGTCGTGGCGCACGAGCGCGCCGCGCTGCTTGAGCGTGCGGATGATCTCCGGGTTCGCGTCGAAGACGTTGGTACCGGCCCAGGGCTCGACGGCGGCGGTGAAGCGGCCGGTGTCGTCGACGGGCACGACGGTCGGGATCCCGGCCGCCTGGCCGGCCGCCAGGTCGTCCTCCCCGAAGCCCGGCGCCACGTGGACGACGCCGGTGCCCTCCTCGGTGGCGACGAAGTCCGCGGCCAGCACGACGAAGGCGCTCGGCGTGTCGGCGAAGAACGGGAAGAGGGGGCGGTAGCGCAGGCCCGCGAAGGCTTCGCCGCGGCGGATCGCGATCGGCTCGGCGCCCTCGAGCTCCCGCGCGAAGCGCTCGCGCGCGGCCTCGGCGACCAGGATGCGCCGGTCCCCGAGCCGCAGGATCGTGTAGTCGATCGCGGGCCCCACCGCGAGCGCGAGGTTCGAGGGCAGCGTCCAGGGCGTCGTCGTCCAGGCCCAGATCTCGGTCGGCCCGTCCGCGGCCGGCTCCCGGACCTCGAAGCGCACCGTGAGCGCCGGGTCCTGGCGCTCGCGGGTGGCGTCGTCGAGGCGCGTCTCGAAGTTCGAGAGGGGCGTCTCCGCCGCCCAGGAGTAGGGCAGGACCCGCTCCCCCTCGTAGACGAGCCCCTTGTCCCAGAGCTGCTTGAAGGCCCAGATCACGCTCTCCATGTAGGAGAGGTCCATGGTCTTGTAGTCGTTCTGGAAGTCGACCCAGCGGCCGGCGCGGGTGACGTAGCGCTCCCACTCCTGCGTGTAGCGCATCACCGAAGTGCGACAGTGCTCGTTGAAGTTCGCGATGCCGAACTCGAGGATCGCAGCGCGGCCCGAGACGCCGAGCTCCTTCTCGGCCTCCATCTCGGCCGGGAGCCCGTGGCAGTCCCAGCCGAAGCGGCGCTCCACGCGGCGGCCGCGCATGGTCTGGTAGCGCGGGACGATGTCCTTCACGTAGCCGGTCAGCAGGTGGCCGTAGTGGGGCAGGCCGTTGGCGAAGGGCGGCCCGTCGTAGAAGACGTACTCGTTCGCCCCGCGTGGCCCCGCCGGCCGCCGCTCGACCGACTCGCGGAAGATCCCCTCCCGCTCCCAGTACGCGAGCACGCGGCGCTCGATCTCCGGGAAGCGCGGGCTCGGGTCGGGGCTCGGGTAGCGGGGGGGGTGGCCCGGGGCCCCGGGCCGGGTTGCGGACTCGTCGGGCATCGGCTCCGCCTCGGGGGAGATCGCAAGCTAACCCCCGGCCAGGGCGCGCACAATCGGACCGGGAGTCAGTCCGGGCGGAACCTCGCTCGAGCCGCCGCCGGCGGGCGCCCGGCGCGGAGCGCGTGTGTTCAGGGCATGGTGGCTGCCGGCGCCGGCGCTCCGCCCACCGCCATCACGCTCGTCATGACGAGGCCGGCCAGCAGCAGGCTGATCAGCAGGTAGACGACGAAGCCGATCACGCAGACTCCCACCGCTCGACCCGTGCTGGTGTAGTCGAGGGCCTGGCGCACGGCGATCACCATCGACGCGAGCTGCCAGAGCCGCAGCACGAGCAGCACGAGGCCGCCCAGGATCGGCACGGCACCGACGATGCCGAGGATGCCGGGGGCCGCGGAGAAGCCGGTCGTGCGCAGCATCTGGCCGAGGTCGGCCTGGGTCTCCGGGGTCGGCAGGATGCGCGTTCCCACCAGGTACGCGACGAGGGCCCACGCGAACCAGCCGACGAAGTTGAGGAGCACGCCGAACACCAGGTTCACGCCTTCCCCGCCCGAGGCCAGGGAGGCGCCGATCCCGGTCGAGACCGAGGCGAGCGCCACCACGGCCATCGCCTGCCCGAGCGCGCTCGGGTCGGCCTCGACCTCCTCGTAGGTGGCAGCGTCGAGGCGCGCCGCGCCGATCGCCCGTTCCATCAGGCTCGCCATGGGTCCTCCTTCTGGTGGCTCGCACCGCGGGCAGTCTACACCCGACACCGGTGGCTGCGCGCTACCGTCGCACACGATGGACGCCCCGCCCCTCAGCGCCCGCCAGCGCCGCTACCTGAAGGGCCTGGCCCAACGCCTCGAGCCGGCCGTGCGGGTCGGCGACGCCGGGATCACGGAGGCGGTGCTGCGCGCCCTCGACGAGGCGCTCCTCCATCACGAGCTGGTGAAGGTCCGGATGCGGCAGCCGCGGGAGAAGACGGCGATGGCCAGCCGCCTCGCCGAGGCCAGCGGCGCCACGCTCCTGGGGCTCGTAGGACACACCGTCGTGCTGTACCGCCGCCATCCCGAGGAGCCCGTGATCGAGCTGCCGGCGTGAAGCCGATCGACCTGCGCAGCGACACCGTGACCCGGCCCACGGCCGCGATGCGCGAGGCGATGGCGCGCGCGCCGCTCGGCGACGACGTCTACGGCGAGGACCCGAGCGTCAACGCGCTCGAGGCGGCCGCGGCGGCGCGGGTCGGAAAGGAGGCGGCGGTCTTCGTGCCCTCGGGCACGATGGCGAACCAGATCGCGATCCAGCTCCACACGCGCCCCGCCGAGGTCGTGCTGGCGCCCGCCGGCGCGCACGTGCTGCGCTACGAGGGCGGCGCCGCCTCGGCGCTGGCCGGCGTGCAGATCGCGACGATCGGCGCGGCGGGCCGCTACACGGCTGCCGACCTGCGCGCGGCGGTCGTGCCGGCGGCCGACCCGCACCTCGCCCCCACCACGCTGCTGGTGGCCGAGGACACCCACAACGCCTCGGGCGGGCGCGTCTTCCCGCTCGCGGCGCTGCACGAGGCGGTCGCGGCCGCGCACGAGCTCGGCCTGCGCGCGCATCTCGACGGCGCCCGCCTCTTCGACGCCGAGGTGGCGAGCGGCGTCCCGGCGGCGCGCATCGCCGCGCCCTTCGACACCCTCGCGTTCTGCTTCTCGAAGGGGCTCGGGGCGCCCGTCGGCTCGGTGCTGTGCGGGACGCGAGAGGCGATCCTGCGCGCGCGACGCGTACGCAAACGGCTCGGGGGCGGCATGCGCCAGGCCGGCATGCTCGCCGCGGCGGCGCTCCACGCGCTCGAGCACCACGTCGAGCGGCTCGCGCAGGACCACGCGCACGCGCGCCGGCTCGCCCGGGGAATCGCGGAGCTCGGCCTGCGCGTCGCCCCGGAGCCCGAGACCAACATGGTGCTCTTCGAGGTGCCCGACACGATGGCCTTCCTGCGCGCCACCCGCGCCCGCGACCTGCTCGTGAACCCGATCGAGCCCGGCCGCTTCCGGGCGGTGACGCACCTCGACGTCTCGTCCGACGACGTCGAGGACGCGCTCGGCCGGCTCGCGGAGGCGCTCGCGGAGCTGCGGGCTTGACGCGCTCCCGCCCGTGTGGGACCGTCCCCGCCATGTCTCCGCGCGCGCTGCTCGTCGGCATGCCCTCCTTCGGCTGGTGGTGGCTCCCTCGCTCCTGAGGCGGCCCTCGTTCGCGCGCGCATGGACCCAGGCCGCCTCCCGAGGCGGCCTTTTTCGTTTCCCCCTCCGCTGGAGAGCCCGTGATGAGTGAAGCCCAGAGCTACCGGACCCGCGGTGGGCTGCGCGTCGAGCGCACGGTCGAGGCGATCGACGGCGCGGCCGCGATCGAGGTGCTGACCGCCGCGCTCGACGAGCGGCGCGGCGTGCTCTTCGCGTCGAGCTACGAGTACCCGGGCCGCTACACGCGCTGGGACCTGGGCTTCGCGGATCCGCCGCTCACCGTCGTCGCGCGCGGCCGCGAGCTGCGCGTCGAGGCCGCGGGCGAGCGCGGCCGCGTGCTGCTCGCCCCGATCGCGCGCGCCCTCGAAGCGCTGCCTTCACTCGAAGCCTTCGAGGCCAGCGCCGGTTCGCTCCGCGCCCGGCTCGCCACGCCCGAAGGGCGTTTCCCCGAGGAGGAGCGCAGCAAGCAGCCCTCGGTGTTCTCGGTGCTGCGCGCGCTCGTCGAGCTCTTCGGCTCGCCCGAGGACCCGCACCTCGGGCTCTACGGCGCGTTCGGCTACGACCTGGCCTTCCAGTTCGAGCCGCTGCGCCTGTGCCTCGAGCGCCCGGCGCGGCAGCGCGACGTCGTGCTCTTCCTGCCCGACGAGATCGTGGTCGTCGACCACCGCCGCGAGCTGGCGACCCGGCGGCGCTACGAGTTCGAGGCCGACGGGCGTTCCACCGCCGGCCTCGCCCGAACCGGCACCGTGACGCCCTTCACGCCCGCGGCGCCCGGGGCCGTGGCCCGCCCGAGCGACCACGGCCCGGGCGAGTATGCCGCCGCGGTGCGCACCGCGCGCGAGGCCTTCCGGCGCGGGGACCTCTTCGAGGTGGTGCTGTCCCAGACCTTCGCCGAGCCGGCCGCCGCTTCGCCCGCCGAGATCTTCCGGCGCCTGCGCGTGCGCAACCCCTCTCCCTACGGGTTCCTGATGAACCTGGGCGACGGCGAGTACCTGGTCGGCGCCTCGCCCGAGATGTTCGTGCGCGTCGAGGGCCGCCGCGTCGAGACCTGCCCGATCGCGGGCACGATCCGGCGCGGCCGGGACGCCCTCGAGGACGCCGAGCAGATCCAGACGCTGCTCTCCTCGCCCAAGGAGGAGAGCGAGCTCACGATGTGCACCGACGTCGACCGCAACGACAAGTCGCGGATCTGCGAGCCGGGCTCGGTGCGCGTGATCGGCCGGCGCCAGATCGAGCTCTACTCGCGCCTGATCCACACCGTCGACCACGTCGAGGGCACGCTGCGCCCCGGCTTCGACGCGCTCGACGCCTTCCTGTGCCACACCTGGGCCGTCACCGTGACGGGCGCGCCGAAGGCCTGGGCGATGCAGTTCGTCGAGGACCACGAGCGCTCCGCCCGGGCCTGGTACGGCGGGGCCGTCGGCCTGGTCGGCTTCGACGGCAGCCTCAACACCGGGCTCACCCTGCGCACGATCCGGGTGCTCGACGGTGTCGCCGAGGTGCGCGCCGGGGCGACGCTCCTCTACGACTCCGATCCCGAGGCCGAGGAGGAGGAGACGCACGTGAAGGCCTCGGCGCTGCTCGACGCGATCCGCAGGCCCGCGGGCGTCGAGGCCGAGGCGCCGCGCGTCTACCAGACCCGGGTCGGCGCGGGGCTGCGCATCCTGCTCGTCGACCACCAGGACTCGTTCGTGCACACGCTCGCCAACTACCTGCGCCAGACCGGCGCCGAGGTGGTGACCTGGCGGGCCGGCTTCCCGCACGCCGAGCTCGACCGGCTGCGGCCGGACCTCGTCGTGCTCTCGCCCGGCCCGGGCTCGCCCTCCGACTTCGACGTCCCCGGCACGCTCGGGGCGCTGCGCGAGCGGCGGCTGCCGGCCTTCGGCGTGTGCCTCGGCCTCCAGGGCCTGGTCGAGCACCTCGGCGGCAAGCTCGACGTGCTGGGCTATCCGGTGCACGGCAAGGCCTCGACGATCGAGGTGCGCGGCGGCGGGCTCTTCGAAGGCCTGCCGCGGCGCTTCCGCGCCGGCCGCTACCACTCCCTCCATGCTCGCTCCGACGCGCTCCCGCTCGAGCTGCGCGTCACCGCCGAGAGCGAGGACGGGGTCGTCATGGCCGTCGAGCACGAGCGCGAGCCGCTGGCGGCCGTGCAGTTCCACCCGGAGTCGATCCTGACCCCCGGAGAGATCGGGCTGCGGATCCTCGCCAACGCGGTGGCGAAGCTGGTGCGGCACTGAGAGCGCCGGCTACGCGAGTGCGCCGAGCAGCGCCGCGCCGATCTCGTCCGCCGCGCGGCGGCCGGCCTCGAGCAGGTCGAGCATCGACGCGAAGCCGTGGATCTGGCCCTCGTAGCGCGAGAGCGAGGTCGGGACGCCGGCCTCGCGCAGGCGCGCGGCGTAGGCCTCGCCCTCGTCCCGCAGCGGATCGTACTCGGCGGTGATCACGGTGGCGGGCGGCAAGCCCGCGAGCTTCTCGGCGCGCAGCGGGGCGGCGCTCGGGTCGTCGCGGCGGGTGGGGTCGGGGACGTAGTGGCCCCAGAACCAGCGCATCGCCTCGGTGGTGAGGAAGTAGTCGCTGCCGTTCTCGCGGTAGGACGCGCGCTCGAAGTCGTGGTCGGTGACCGGGTAGATCAGGACCTGGTGGCGGAGGCGCGGGCCGCCACGCTCGCGCGCCAGCAGCGCCACCACGGCCGCCAGGTTGCCGCCGGCGCTGTCGCCCCCCACGGCGAGCCGCGTGCCGTCGATCCCGAGCGCGCCGCCGTGCTCGCCCAGGTGACACGTGGCCGCGTAGCAGTCCTCCGCGGCCGCCGGCCAGCGATGCTCCGGTGCCAGCCGGTAGTCGACCGACACCACCCGTGCGCCCGCGCGGTTCGCGAGCGCCCTGCACAGGTGTTCGTGGGTCTCGAGGCTGCCGATCACCCAGCCGCCGCCGTGGAAGTAGACGAGCGCGCCCGAGCGTGCCGCCGCACCTGCCGGCACGTAGAGCCGCACCGGGATCTCGCCGGCCGGCCCCGGCACGCGCAGGTTCTCGATCGCGGCCACCGGCTCACCCGGCACCGGCAGGCGCATCGACTCGAAGGCCTGGCGCGCCTGCACGGGTGTCATCTCGTGCAGCGCGGGAGCGCCGGCGGCCGCGAGCTGGTCGAGCAGGAACCGGGCCTGGGGATCGAGCGGCATGGGAGCCCTCCGGCGGAGCGCCACCTTACCGCAGCGCGGCGGCCCGGGCGCAGGCGGTCGCGTGCGAGTCTCGCCGGGCGGTTCGTCGCGTCGGCAGGGAGGGGCCTCGGAGCGGGCCGGTTTCCGCGCGCAGAGCGCAGCGCCGTTGGCGGTCACGGGTCCAGGCGCAGGCGGTCGCGTGCGAGTCTCGAGCACGGAAACCGGCCCGCTCCGAGGCCCCGGCGTCCCTTACGAAGCGCGCTAGCTAGCGCGCCACCCGATGGCGTCCCTGCCGCTTCGCCTCGTGGAGCCGCGCGTCGGCCTGGGCCAGGAACGCCTCGGCGTCGCGCAGGTCGGGCGGGGCGGTGGCGACGCCGACCGAGATCGTGACGGGCAGCCGCTCGCCGTTGGCCCGGAACTCGTGCTCCTCGACGAGCTGACGCACCCGCTCCGCGAAGAGCCGCGCTCCCTCCGGATCGGTCTCGGAGAGCGCCACCGCGAACTCCTCGCCGCCCCGGCGCGCGAAGCAGTCCTCGTGGCGCACGCGCGCGCGCACCAGCTCGGCCAGCTCGCGCAGCACCGCGTCGCCGGTGAGCTGTCCCCAGTCGTCGTTGATGCGATCGAAGCCGTCGAGGTCGAAGAGCAGCAGCGAGAGCGGCCGCTGATGGCGCTGGTGGCGGGCGAGCTCGCGGTCGAGGAACTCGAGGAGGAAGCGGCGGTTGTGGGCCTGGGTCAAACCGTCGACGATCATCGTGCGGTAGATCTCCTCGTGATGGAGCGTCTCGACGGAGTCGCCCTGGAGGAACTTGAAGATCACGCTGCCGGTGCGCAGGCGGTTGCCGGAGGCGAGCGGGACCTCCTCGTCGCCCTTCAGCGGACACTCGTCGACGAAGGTGCCGTTGGTCGAGCCCAGGTCGCGCACCCGCACCGTGCCATCGTCCAGCGAAACGATGCAGTGTCGTCGCGAGACGGTCTCGAGCGCCACGACCACGTCGCAGCCCTCGTCGCGGCCGATCAGCAGCTCGAGCCGCTCGATCGGCCAGTGCCGGCCGAGGGTGGGGCCGTGGACCATGACCAGGGAGCCACCCGCGCCGGCGGTCCGCTCCGGGCGGCCGCCGTCGAGGGCGGCGAGGGAGGGACGGCCGGCTCGCGCCACCCGCGGCTCGCTCGGATCCGGCGCACGCATGATCGGTCCTTTCGGACGGTCACGGACGCGCCTGAACGGGGGTGTGGCCGCCCTGCCCGTGCGCTGCGGGCGAGCTGCTAGCCGATGACGGCGAGCTGCCGCGACTGGGCCAGCAGGAGCCCGTCCCGGCTCCAGATCTCGCCGTCCTCCTCGAGGAAGCCGCCGGCCGCGAGCCGCGAGCGGAAGACCGCGAGGCACCAGTCGTCGGACCGGGCGCCAGGCAACGGGAGCTCGCGGCGGAAGTGGACCGTGAGGTCGACGGTCGGCACCGGCCCCATCGCCTCGCGCGAGGGCGCCCTCGAGAAGACGGCCGGCGGCCACGCGTCGGTGTAGGCGGCGACCAGCAGCGCGTCGGCGGAGCGCGGCTCGGCGAGCCGGATCCAGCCGCCGCTCGAGGCCTCCTCCGCGCCGCCGCCCGGCAGCCCGCCCACCGCCCAGCGCGACTCGTAGCGCTCGTGCAGCGGAATCGTGCCCGAGGACGGGGGGCAGGCCTCGGGCGGCGCCACCTCGGGCATCCGCGCGTGGTCGAAGCCCGGCCCCGGCCGCGGGAGCGAGAAGGCGGCGAGCGCGAGCGCCAGCAGCCGGTCGCCCTGCACGAGGCGGCCCGACACCGTCGAGAGCGAACGGCCGACGCGTTCGACGCGCGTCTCGATCCGCACGGGCCCCTCGCCGGGCGGAGCCGTGTAGTGCACGGTGAGCGAGCGCGCCGCGCGCTCCGCCGGCACCTCGGCCGACAGCGCGCGCAGCAGCAGCGCGGCGACGTAGCCGCCGTTCGGGCCGCGCACCACCCACCAGCCGCGGTCGATGCGCCCCTCGTAGGTGCCGGGGCCGGCGGCGCCGGCCGGACGGACGGCGGTGTCGCGATCGAAGCGATTCGTCACGGGCGCGCGAGGATGGCATGGGCCGATGCCCGGCGCACCCGCGGGCGGGCGGCCGTCGGGTCCCCGGGCGGCTTCGCCGCTCCGCGGCCCACCCGCGCCTCGTCAGAGGAGCTCTTCGAGGGTCCCCGGATCGAAGCCGCGCACGAGCCGGCCGCCGACGTCGACGACCGGGATCGACTGGCCTCCCGTCTTGCGCTCGAGCTCCGCTGCCCACTCCGGGTTGCGCTCGATGTCGCGGTTCTCGTAGTCGACCCCGCGTTCGTCGAGCCACGCGAGGGTCTTGCGGCACCAGCCGCACCACGACGTGGTGTAGACGACGACCGCGGCGTCCGCGTGGCGGGCAGGCTCCTCCGGGGCCGGGCGCCGCGGGCGCAGCGAACGCGCGGGCGCCGCGGCGGTGCGCCGCGCCGCGGCCGGCCGCGGGGCTCCGGTGGCGATGTGCTCGGCGCCCGCGCGTGCCGAGGCCGGCACCTCGGCGAGGCTCTGGACGAAGCGAACCGACCCGCTCGGCTCCGTGTAGCGCCAGTAGCCGGGGCCCGCGTCGGGCGGATCCGCCTGCTCCACACCGACGGCCCGCGAGACCGCCCCGAGCACCTCGCCGACGGCATCCCCGCCGGCGCCCTCCTCCGCGCGGCCGGGCTCGCGGATCGCGTGATCCCCACCCGCTCCGCAGCCAGCGAAGGGGAGAGCGAGCGCGAGGGCTGCCAGCAGGGCCGCCGGGCGGGGATGGCGCGACACGGGATCTCCGTCGG belongs to Deltaproteobacteria bacterium and includes:
- the ileS gene encoding isoleucine--tRNA ligase — encoded protein: MPDESATRPGAPGHPPRYPSPDPSPRFPEIERRVLAYWEREGIFRESVERRPAGPRGANEYVFYDGPPFANGLPHYGHLLTGYVKDIVPRYQTMRGRRVERRFGWDCHGLPAEMEAEKELGVSGRAAILEFGIANFNEHCRTSVMRYTQEWERYVTRAGRWVDFQNDYKTMDLSYMESVIWAFKQLWDKGLVYEGERVLPYSWAAETPLSNFETRLDDATRERQDPALTVRFEVREPAADGPTEIWAWTTTPWTLPSNLALAVGPAIDYTILRLGDRRILVAEAARERFARELEGAEPIAIRRGEAFAGLRYRPLFPFFADTPSAFVVLAADFVATEEGTGVVHVAPGFGEDDLAAGQAAGIPTVVPVDDTGRFTAAVEPWAGTNVFDANPEIIRTLKQRGALVRHDTIVHNYPHCWRTDQPLIYRAMTSWYVRVSAFAGRMLELNQQIRWIPEHVRDGRFGKWLEGARDWSISRNRFWGSPLPVWRSDDPAHPRIDVYGSLDELERDFGVRPKDLHRPTIDALVRPNPDDPSGRSTMRRVPEVLDVWFDSGSMPYAQVHYPFEHREWFETHFPADFIVEYVAQTRGWFYTMMVLSTAIFDRPPFQNCICHGTVLDESGRKLSKRLRNYPDPLEVFESQGSDAMRWYLVSSPVLRGLELRIDREGKGIAEVVRSVLLPLWNVYSFFCLYANTEGPAFTARVRSDQTGRLDRYALAKTRELVDTVRERMDAYDLGGACQAVTGFLDALTNWYVRRSRERFWRAGLDDDKRDAFDTLYTVLVTVAKTVAPLLPFVAEEIYRGLTGELSVHLADWPDAEALPADPKLVAEMDRVRDAASAARTLRERENVRVRQPLASLTLAGPGVADLAPYEDLLRDEVNVKAVRLAGSIEEWASVQLQVNARALGPRLGTEMKTVLAAAKRGSWRTLPDGRAEVAGQTLEPGEFQLRLLPKPGVACEPLASNDAIAVLDLVLTPELLDEGVARDVVRGVQQARKEAGLHVSDRIRLVLVAPEDWRPAIERHRDWIAEQTLARGLELPAALPDDALSRHEARFGEHSLAIGLARVP
- a CDS encoding YIP1 family protein produces the protein MASLMERAIGAARLDAATYEEVEADPSALGQAMAVVALASVSTGIGASLASGGEGVNLVFGVLLNFVGWFAWALVAYLVGTRILPTPETQADLGQMLRTTGFSAAPGILGIVGAVPILGGLVLLVLRLWQLASMVIAVRQALDYTSTGRAVGVCVIGFVVYLLISLLLAGLVMTSVMAVGGAPAPAATMP
- the yhbY gene encoding ribosome assembly RNA-binding protein YhbY codes for the protein MDAPPLSARQRRYLKGLAQRLEPAVRVGDAGITEAVLRALDEALLHHELVKVRMRQPREKTAMASRLAEASGATLLGLVGHTVVLYRRHPEEPVIELPA
- a CDS encoding beta-eliminating lyase-related protein — translated: MKPIDLRSDTVTRPTAAMREAMARAPLGDDVYGEDPSVNALEAAAAARVGKEAAVFVPSGTMANQIAIQLHTRPAEVVLAPAGAHVLRYEGGAASALAGVQIATIGAAGRYTAADLRAAVVPAADPHLAPTTLLVAEDTHNASGGRVFPLAALHEAVAAAHELGLRAHLDGARLFDAEVASGVPAARIAAPFDTLAFCFSKGLGAPVGSVLCGTREAILRARRVRKRLGGGMRQAGMLAAAALHALEHHVERLAQDHAHARRLARGIAELGLRVAPEPETNMVLFEVPDTMAFLRATRARDLLVNPIEPGRFRAVTHLDVSSDDVEDALGRLAEALAELRA
- a CDS encoding anthranilate synthase component I gives rise to the protein MSEAQSYRTRGGLRVERTVEAIDGAAAIEVLTAALDERRGVLFASSYEYPGRYTRWDLGFADPPLTVVARGRELRVEAAGERGRVLLAPIARALEALPSLEAFEASAGSLRARLATPEGRFPEEERSKQPSVFSVLRALVELFGSPEDPHLGLYGAFGYDLAFQFEPLRLCLERPARQRDVVLFLPDEIVVVDHRRELATRRRYEFEADGRSTAGLARTGTVTPFTPAAPGAVARPSDHGPGEYAAAVRTAREAFRRGDLFEVVLSQTFAEPAAASPAEIFRRLRVRNPSPYGFLMNLGDGEYLVGASPEMFVRVEGRRVETCPIAGTIRRGRDALEDAEQIQTLLSSPKEESELTMCTDVDRNDKSRICEPGSVRVIGRRQIELYSRLIHTVDHVEGTLRPGFDALDAFLCHTWAVTVTGAPKAWAMQFVEDHERSARAWYGGAVGLVGFDGSLNTGLTLRTIRVLDGVAEVRAGATLLYDSDPEAEEEETHVKASALLDAIRRPAGVEAEAPRVYQTRVGAGLRILLVDHQDSFVHTLANYLRQTGAEVVTWRAGFPHAELDRLRPDLVVLSPGPGSPSDFDVPGTLGALRERRLPAFGVCLGLQGLVEHLGGKLDVLGYPVHGKASTIEVRGGGLFEGLPRRFRAGRYHSLHARSDALPLELRVTAESEDGVVMAVEHEREPLAAVQFHPESILTPGEIGLRILANAVAKLVRH
- a CDS encoding alpha/beta hydrolase, which translates into the protein MPLDPQARFLLDQLAAAGAPALHEMTPVQARQAFESMRLPVPGEPVAAIENLRVPGPAGEIPVRLYVPAGAAARSGALVYFHGGGWVIGSLETHEHLCRALANRAGARVVSVDYRLAPEHRWPAAAEDCYAATCHLGEHGGALGIDGTRLAVGGDSAGGNLAAVVALLARERGGPRLRHQVLIYPVTDHDFERASYRENGSDYFLTTEAMRWFWGHYVPDPTRRDDPSAAPLRAEKLAGLPPATVITAEYDPLRDEGEAYAARLREAGVPTSLSRYEGQIHGFASMLDLLEAGRRAADEIGAALLGALA
- a CDS encoding GGDEF domain-containing protein codes for the protein MRAPDPSEPRVARAGRPSLAALDGGRPERTAGAGGSLVMVHGPTLGRHWPIERLELLIGRDEGCDVVVALETVSRRHCIVSLDDGTVRVRDLGSTNGTFVDECPLKGDEEVPLASGNRLRTGSVIFKFLQGDSVETLHHEEIYRTMIVDGLTQAHNRRFLLEFLDRELARHQRHQRPLSLLLFDLDGFDRINDDWGQLTGDAVLRELAELVRARVRHEDCFARRGGEEFAVALSETDPEGARLFAERVRQLVEEHEFRANGERLPVTISVGVATAPPDLRDAEAFLAQADARLHEAKRQGRHRVAR
- a CDS encoding thioesterase family protein, encoding MTNRFDRDTAVRPAGAAGPGTYEGRIDRGWWVVRGPNGGYVAALLLRALSAEVPAERAARSLTVHYTAPPGEGPVRIETRVERVGRSLSTVSGRLVQGDRLLALALAAFSLPRPGPGFDHARMPEVAPPEACPPSSGTIPLHERYESRWAVGGLPGGGAEEASSGGWIRLAEPRSADALLVAAYTDAWPPAVFSRAPSREAMGPVPTVDLTVHFRRELPLPGARSDDWCLAVFRSRLAAGGFLEEDGEIWSRDGLLLAQSRQLAVIG
- a CDS encoding glutaredoxin family protein, with protein sequence MSRHPRPAALLAALALALPFAGCGAGGDHAIREPGRAEEGAGGDAVGEVLGAVSRAVGVEQADPPDAGPGYWRYTEPSGSVRFVQSLAEVPASARAGAEHIATGAPRPAAARRTAAAPARSLRPRRPAPEEPARHADAAVVVYTTSWCGWCRKTLAWLDERGVDYENRDIERNPEWAAELERKTGGQSIPVVDVGGRLVRGFDPGTLEELL